From one Trifolium pratense cultivar HEN17-A07 linkage group LG1, ARS_RC_1.1, whole genome shotgun sequence genomic stretch:
- the LOC123892282 gene encoding uncharacterized protein LOC123892282 has product MWDTLKTHHEGTSRVKETRIDIGVRKFELFEMKEDESIDQMYGRFTIIINELNSLGKTYTTHERVRKILRCLPKEWRHIVTAITESKTLSEVKMEDLIGSLKAHEAILQEDKSPKKKMIALDSQTKECLQQKEILFSKDLLDEDNEEEFALLSRRIQRLMMRRNQMRRTFPNKRSSAKSEVDMSKIQCYECNQFGHYKSDCPKLKKPFAKKSMMATWDELDELPEEEEEQEANVCLMTRSETHEVNAETCSSCQKTEHLFDNLFYDSLTLNKKYDQLQEEVTKISKEKDEYKTENETLKEIIKNMEIAHNRKLEELRENQKEQINPNIQIENRKLKENISKLENDINKFVKSTKTFENILGSQKCSSSKTGLGFENYNNQKLYKKLFVPNKPIYKCSYCHKEGHLEPFCYRKSRQQNYHRKYFSERSQNILKKQTRNSSYQHKKSHYNTNHQGPRKIWVPKSMLKTNAGMSSHSQEEAMVLGQWLLQTYDWR; this is encoded by the coding sequence ATGTGGGATACTCTCAAAACTCATCATGAAGGAACCAGTCGTGTCAAAGAAACAAGAATTGATATTGGTGTAAGAAAGTTTGAGTTATTTGAGATGAAGGAAGATGAATCCATTGATCAGATGTATGGAAGATTCACTATCATCATAAATGAACTCAACTCTCTTGGAAAAACATACACCACACATGAAAGAGTAAGAAAGATACTAAGATGTCTACCTAAAGAATGGAGGCATATAGTAACAGCCATCACAGAGTCAAAAACTCTCTCTGAAGTTAAAATGGAGGACTTAATTGGTTCTCTTAAAGCTCATGAAGCAATACTTCAAGAGGATAAATCtccaaagaaaaagatgattgcTCTGGACTCTCAAACAAAAGAGTGTCTTCAGCAGAAAGAAATTCTTTTCAGCAAAGACTTGCTTGATGAAGATAATGAAGAAGAATTTGCTCTACTCTCAAGGAGAATTCAAAGACTcatgatgagaagaaatcaaatGAGAAGAACATTTCCAAATAAAAGAAGTAGTGCAAAATCAGAAGTTGACATGAGCAAAATTCAATGCTATGAATGCAATCAATTTGGACACTACAAAAGTGATTgtccaaaactcaaaaaaccTTTTGCAAAGAAATCAATGATGGCAACCTGGGATGAATTAGATGAACTcccagaagaagaagaggaacaagaagcaAATGTATGCCTTATGACAAGATCAGAAACACACGAGGTAAATGCTGAAACTTGTTCTTCTTGTCAAAAAACTGAACATCTGTTTGATAACTTATTTTATGATAGCTTaactctaaataaaaaatatgatcagCTTCAGGAAGAAGTAACCAAAATTTCCAAAGAGAAGGATGAATATAAAACTGAAAATGAGACATTAAAAGAAATAATCAAAAACATGGAAATTGCTCATAATAGAAAATTAGAAGAACTTAGAGAAAATCAGAAGGAACAAATCAACCCTAACATacaaatagaaaatagaaaactaaaggaaaatatttcaaaGCTTGAAAATGACATAAACAAATTTGTAAAGTCTACTAAAACCTTTGAAAATATTCTAGGATCCCAAAAATGCAGTTCTAGCAAAACAGGCCTAGGTTTTGAAAATTACAACAATCAAAAATTATACAAGAAACTTTTTGTTCCAAATAAACccatatacaaatgctcttactGTCATAAGGAAGGACATCTTGAacctttttgttatagaaaATCTAGACAACAAAATTATCATAGGAAATACTTTTCAGAACGATCTCAGAACATTCTTAAAAAACAGACTAGAAACTCTTCTTATCAACATAAGAAGAGTCATTATAACACTAACCATCAAGGACCCAGAAAGATATGGGTACCTAAAAGCATGCTAAAAACAAATGCAGGAATGTCTTCTCACAGTCAAGAAGAAGCcatggtacttggacagtggcTGCTCCAGACATATGACTGGAGATAG